Sequence from the Bremerella volcania genome:
CCGTGCTCTTGTTCCTCCCTTCTCTGCTACATGCCCAGCAGCCTGTTTCCGATGACGAGCTTCGTGCTTCGATTCAGAAGGCGTTGCCGCTGGTGGAAGAGACCTCGAAGGTCGCTCTGCGGGAGCGGGCTTGTTACACATGTCATCATGGGGGCGTCACCACGATGGCGATCGAGGCCGCGCGGCTGCGTGGGTTTGAGGTCGATCGGCAGAATGTGCTTGAGCAGATGGAGCGTGCCCAGTTGAATCTTACGCGGGCCATTCGCCGGGTAGGCGTTGGCGGGCGGACGCCGGGTCAGGCCGATGGGATTGGTTGGCAACTGATGACGCTGGCCGCTGGTGATTGGCCGGCCGATGAGGCGACGCACCTCGCCGTCGAGCACCTGGTTCAATACGACCACGAGAGTGACCACTGGGCCTGGGCCGGAAGGCCTCGTCCGCCGACGGTGGCCAGCCCGTTCACCACCACGTGGGCCGTTGTCCGCGGGGTTCTCGATTACACGACGCCTGATACGAAACTGGGGGTCGCGGTGCGCGTGACTGAAGCTCGAGATTGGCTCATCCGCACGCCCAGTCGCGATACCGAAGAGAGTGTTTCGAAGCTGCGGACGCTGAAGCTTGTGGAAGCTGACGAGCGTGCGATCCGAGACGAAGCGAAGAAGTTGCTTGAGATCCAGCAAGACGATGGGGGTTGGGCACAGCTGCCTGGACAAGAGAGCGACGCGTACGCGACCAGTACCGTGCTGATTG
This genomic interval carries:
- a CDS encoding c-type cytochrome domain-containing protein, giving the protein MRLLFSLSVLLFLPSLLHAQQPVSDDELRASIQKALPLVEETSKVALRERACYTCHHGGVTTMAIEAARLRGFEVDRQNVLEQMERAQLNLTRAIRRVGVGGRTPGQADGIGWQLMTLAAGDWPADEATHLAVEHLVQYDHESDHWAWAGRPRPPTVASPFTTTWAVVRGVLDYTTPDTKLGVAVRVTEARDWLIRTPSRDTEESVSKLRTLKLVEADERAIRDEAKKLLEIQQDDGGWAQLPGQESDAYATSTVLIALLESEQLKRDDVAIQAGLRFLLGSQLEDGSWHVKKRAPFVQPHFETSFPHGKDQFISAVATAWSVYAMAQLLPSVADHDDEAALAAMKPENAKKSEIEFTPEQIAFFTEKVEPILQRRCYRCHTTEKEPKGDLALNSREEILIGGYGGPGAVPGRPDESMIFKALNAPPDSLVPQMPPRGGKLPQEEMELIKKWIEMDLPHRK